The uncultured Desulfovibrio sp. genome contains a region encoding:
- a CDS encoding branched-chain amino acid ABC transporter permease, with protein sequence MLPLFVQTVLVILGVLCFGYAIKRAVKQKKLDCLLFLIGGLVLVFAEYFSWIDGYWLSVIKFMGLNVIFATSLNLVNGYMGEFSCGHAGFMCVGAYVGGLISIILFTKNKMLGAPLLPPELAPLLFPLVLAAAGGVAALFGLLVALPSFKTRDDYLAIITIAANYIIISLIINIDFVGGPRGLTGMRGVVRAMENVADIPWMMIWMLLGVMITTMMLYRLVNSTLGKGIPAVCQNEVAAEIMSVNTKRVKLVAFMVSAGIAGVAGALYAHMFSSIYANSFGIMKSTEAMVMVYLGGMGSLSGSVLAAVMFTLLIELLRFALPAMSDLAHMLPFVPNSFNISQEWKWVIIPLILILLMQFRPEGLLGNRELTDVFPKLKRLVSFGKRD encoded by the coding sequence ATGCTGCCTCTTTTTGTACAAACGGTTCTTGTAATACTGGGCGTGCTCTGCTTCGGCTATGCCATCAAACGGGCTGTCAAACAGAAGAAGCTAGACTGTCTTCTGTTCCTGATCGGCGGGCTGGTGCTTGTTTTTGCCGAATACTTTTCATGGATTGACGGCTACTGGCTTTCGGTCATCAAGTTCATGGGCCTCAACGTTATTTTTGCCACCAGCCTGAACCTTGTGAACGGCTACATGGGCGAATTTTCCTGTGGTCACGCGGGCTTTATGTGCGTGGGGGCCTATGTGGGCGGGCTTATCTCCATCATTCTGTTCACCAAGAACAAAATGCTGGGCGCTCCCCTGCTGCCGCCAGAACTTGCGCCCCTGCTCTTTCCCCTGGTGCTTGCCGCAGCGGGCGGCGTGGCGGCCCTCTTTGGCCTGCTGGTGGCCCTGCCATCATTCAAAACCCGTGACGACTATCTGGCAATCATCACCATTGCCGCCAACTACATCATCATTTCGCTCATCATCAATATCGACTTTGTGGGCGGCCCGCGCGGCCTTACAGGCATGCGCGGCGTGGTGCGCGCCATGGAGAACGTGGCCGACATCCCCTGGATGATGATCTGGATGCTGCTTGGCGTGATGATCACCACCATGATGCTGTACCGTCTGGTAAACAGCACTCTGGGCAAGGGCATACCTGCGGTATGCCAGAACGAAGTCGCCGCGGAGATCATGAGCGTCAACACCAAGCGGGTGAAGCTCGTGGCCTTTATGGTATCTGCGGGCATTGCCGGGGTGGCGGGCGCGCTTTACGCACACATGTTCAGCTCCATCTACGCCAACAGCTTTGGCATCATGAAGTCCACCGAGGCCATGGTCATGGTGTATCTGGGCGGCATGGGTTCGCTTTCCGGCTCTGTGCTGGCCGCCGTGATGTTTACACTGCTGATCGAGCTTTTGCGCTTTGCCCTGCCTGCCATGAGCGATCTGGCCCACATGCTGCCCTTTGTGCCCAATTCGTTCAATATCAGCCAGGAATGGAAGTGGGTCATCATCCCGCTGATTCTCATTCTGCTCATGCAGTTCAGGCCCGAGGGCCTCTTGGGCAACAGGGAACTGACCGATGTGTTCCCCAAACTGAAACGGCTGGTAAGCTTCGGCAAACGCGACTAA
- a CDS encoding TIGR01777 family oxidoreductase, with the protein MHVLILGGTGFVGRYMATALMRQGLTVSVVSRRAGKDGNGPRRVVWNGWDGAALAGLLDGIDAIINLQGENIGGGRWTPERKQAIVNSRVETGQALCVALRLRKEQSQQAPATLLQASASGYYGLWQNSAPPCDEGAPSGTGFLAETCRQWEQSTVPVEALGIRRCVLRFAPVLGKKADGTPGGFLERMLPPFRMFVGGPLGSGKQPFCWTHLEDVAGAASMLLQRPDLAGTFNICAPRTPSMNEFTHALGKACGRPSWLPVPALVLRLMLGQMADELLLAGQNPVPARLQAAGYAFRQPDLESALRSVLR; encoded by the coding sequence ATGCATGTTCTCATTCTGGGCGGCACAGGCTTTGTGGGGCGATACATGGCAACGGCGCTCATGCGCCAGGGCCTTACCGTAAGCGTGGTTTCACGCAGGGCGGGCAAGGACGGCAACGGACCGCGGCGCGTGGTCTGGAACGGCTGGGATGGAGCTGCCCTTGCCGGATTGCTGGACGGCATCGACGCCATCATCAATCTCCAGGGCGAAAATATCGGGGGAGGCCGCTGGACGCCGGAGCGCAAGCAGGCCATTGTGAACAGCCGGGTAGAAACCGGGCAAGCCTTGTGCGTTGCCCTGCGCCTGCGCAAGGAACAATCCCAGCAAGCGCCCGCAACGCTCCTGCAGGCCTCGGCCAGTGGATACTATGGCCTGTGGCAAAACAGCGCGCCGCCCTGCGATGAAGGTGCGCCTTCCGGCACGGGATTTCTGGCCGAAACATGCCGCCAGTGGGAGCAGAGCACCGTGCCCGTTGAAGCGTTGGGCATCCGCCGTTGCGTATTGCGCTTTGCCCCGGTGCTGGGCAAAAAGGCGGATGGAACCCCCGGCGGATTTCTGGAGCGCATGCTGCCGCCCTTCCGCATGTTTGTGGGCGGGCCGCTGGGCTCAGGCAAACAGCCCTTCTGCTGGACGCACCTTGAAGACGTAGCCGGAGCCGCATCTATGCTGCTGCAAAGGCCCGACCTTGCGGGCACGTTCAATATCTGCGCGCCGCGCACCCCCAGTATGAACGAATTTACCCACGCCCTTGGCAAGGCCTGCGGCAGACCCTCGTGGCTGCCCGTGCCAGCGTTGGTACTGCGCCTGATGTTGGGGCAGATGGCCGATGAGCTGCTGCTCGCAGGGCAGAATCCTGTTCCGGCGCGCTTGCAGGCTGCTGGCTATGCCTTTCGCCAGCCGGATCTCGAATCGGCCCTGCGGAGTGTGCTCCGCTAA
- a CDS encoding ABC transporter ATP-binding protein, whose amino-acid sequence MLLEVENLYAGYGKIEALHGISFHVNKGEIVTLIGANGAGKSTTLKAVMRLTPPESPTVISGDIRFNGESILKTEPHHVVARLKMDLVPEGRHIFGNLTVNENLKLATWTRKDNNIQRDVDKVFELFPRLKERMHQRSDTLSGGEQQMLAVGRALMTNCSVLLLDEPSMGLSPLLMYDMFRTFKQLNSEGLTVVVVEQNARLALQVADRGYVLDTGSIVAEGSAAHLADTPEIKAAYLGA is encoded by the coding sequence ATGCTACTGGAAGTTGAAAATCTCTACGCCGGCTATGGCAAGATTGAAGCCCTTCACGGCATTTCATTTCACGTGAACAAGGGCGAAATAGTCACCCTCATCGGGGCCAACGGCGCTGGCAAATCCACCACGCTCAAGGCCGTCATGCGCCTCACGCCGCCGGAATCGCCCACGGTCATCAGCGGCGACATCCGCTTTAACGGCGAATCCATATTAAAAACAGAGCCGCACCATGTGGTTGCCCGCCTCAAGATGGATCTTGTGCCAGAAGGCCGCCATATTTTCGGCAACCTCACGGTGAATGAAAATCTCAAGCTGGCTACCTGGACGCGCAAGGACAACAACATCCAGCGGGATGTGGACAAGGTTTTTGAGCTTTTTCCGCGCCTTAAAGAACGCATGCACCAGCGCAGCGACACGCTCTCTGGCGGCGAACAGCAAATGCTGGCCGTGGGCCGCGCGCTTATGACCAACTGCTCGGTGCTGCTGCTGGACGAACCCTCCATGGGCCTTTCGCCCCTGCTGATGTACGACATGTTCCGCACCTTCAAACAACTCAACAGCGAAGGTCTGACCGTTGTGGTTGTGGAGCAGAACGCCCGTCTGGCGCTTCAAGTGGCAGATCGCGGCTATGTACTCGACACGGGCAGTATCGTGGCGGAAGGTTCCGCCGCCCATCTGGCCGACACGCCGGAAATCAAGGCAGCCTATCTGGGTGCATAA
- a CDS encoding ABC transporter ATP-binding protein, translated as MALLEMKEVTQRFGGLIALTDFSIAVEDHSLVGLIGPNGAGKTTVFNLASGFYHATEGQIVFNGHTYDTRLEPHQVTAMGMARTFQNIRLWNDMTVLDNICVSQYHRLGYGLLDVWLCNERYSREEKRVRQKASKILEIMELADVANEFPKNLPYGLQRRVELARALSTDPKLLLLDEPAAGLNSSDVDGLIKHIRWIFDEFKIAIWMIEHQMKVVMSLCQHITVVEFGKTIAKGTPQEIQSNPDVIKAYLGDENV; from the coding sequence TTGGCACTGCTTGAAATGAAAGAAGTCACGCAACGCTTCGGCGGGCTGATTGCGTTAACGGATTTTTCCATCGCCGTGGAAGACCACAGCCTTGTGGGCCTTATCGGCCCCAACGGCGCTGGCAAAACAACGGTGTTCAATCTGGCCTCCGGCTTTTATCACGCCACCGAGGGGCAGATTGTCTTTAACGGCCATACATACGATACACGCCTTGAACCGCATCAGGTTACGGCCATGGGCATGGCCCGCACCTTTCAGAACATCCGCCTGTGGAACGACATGACGGTGCTCGACAACATCTGCGTGTCGCAATACCATCGGCTGGGATACGGGCTGCTTGACGTGTGGCTCTGCAACGAGCGTTACAGCCGCGAAGAAAAACGCGTACGGCAAAAGGCCTCAAAGATTCTTGAAATCATGGAACTGGCCGATGTGGCCAATGAATTTCCCAAAAACCTGCCCTACGGCCTGCAGCGCCGGGTGGAGCTGGCCCGCGCCCTTTCCACAGACCCCAAGCTGCTGCTGCTTGATGAACCCGCCGCTGGCCTGAACTCCTCGGACGTGGACGGCCTCATCAAGCACATCCGCTGGATCTTTGACGAATTCAAAATCGCCATCTGGATGATTGAGCATCAGATGAAGGTTGTCATGTCGCTGTGTCAGCACATTACCGTGGTGGAATTCGGCAAGACCATTGCCAAGGGCACGCCGCAGGAAATTCAGTCCAACCCCGATGTCATCAAGGCCTACTTGGGCGACGAGAACGTGTGA
- a CDS encoding ABC transporter ATP-binding protein gives MSCIQTRGLAYGQISYKDLDIEEGKATFISGPSGCGKSTLLRLFNKTLAPTAGSVLYQGQDMADIDSIALRREVLLAGQSVFLFEGTVGENFDAFCEARESANLAAEDKQKFLRLCCANFPLDAPCVHLSGGERQRVFLAICLSFLPKVLMLDEPTSALDQETAERFMAQVLAFCRERAMTVVAVSHDPALTERHAENIISLRAEAE, from the coding sequence ATGTCCTGTATACAGACACGCGGTCTTGCCTACGGCCAGATATCCTACAAAGATCTGGACATAGAAGAGGGCAAGGCCACATTTATCAGCGGCCCCAGCGGCTGCGGCAAAAGTACGCTGCTGCGGCTGTTCAACAAAACTCTGGCCCCTACGGCAGGCTCTGTGCTGTACCAGGGGCAGGACATGGCCGACATTGACAGCATTGCCCTGCGGCGCGAGGTTTTGCTGGCAGGGCAATCCGTGTTTCTTTTTGAGGGCACGGTGGGCGAAAATTTTGACGCCTTTTGCGAAGCCAGGGAATCCGCCAACCTTGCGGCGGAAGACAAACAGAAATTTTTGCGCCTGTGTTGCGCCAATTTTCCGCTGGATGCGCCTTGCGTGCATCTTTCCGGCGGTGAACGCCAGCGCGTGTTTCTGGCCATCTGTCTTTCATTCCTGCCCAAGGTGCTGATGCTGGATGAACCCACCTCAGCCCTGGATCAGGAAACGGCAGAGCGCTTTATGGCGCAGGTGCTGGCCTTTTGCCGCGAGCGCGCCATGACCGTGGTAGCCGTGAGCCATGATCCCGCCCTGACAGAGCGGCATGCGGAAAACATCATCAGCCTGCGGGCAGAGGCGGAATAA
- a CDS encoding LysR family transcriptional regulator has translation MTLTQLEIFSTVAARRGFTAAALQLGISQSGVSHAIEALEQEFGVALLRRGKNLELTDVGARLLRQAQAMLGLAESMRQEASDARGMKRGTLRIGSFGPTASLRLLPPVLEKYRAVYPGIEIHVDEGPDGEVAQWLTDHRVDIGFVTLPDDRFDTFPLMEDQLVALLPLEHPLAKKNAVTLEELCASPFAMTRAGSEDIIGGLFRALRLQPTIRWRSLQLVSTIAAVARGEAVSIVAESALPPDKTQDYVKKPLRPAARRQVALAVPDARRMSPAAREFIRMAQEVFPQPVQSAARPTKR, from the coding sequence ATGACGCTGACCCAGCTTGAAATATTTTCCACCGTGGCCGCGCGCCGGGGCTTCACTGCCGCAGCCCTGCAACTGGGGATTTCGCAATCGGGTGTATCCCACGCCATTGAAGCGCTTGAGCAGGAATTTGGCGTGGCCCTGCTGCGGCGCGGCAAAAATCTGGAGCTTACAGATGTGGGGGCTCGCCTGCTGCGGCAGGCTCAGGCAATGCTTGGGCTGGCGGAATCCATGCGGCAGGAGGCCTCGGACGCGCGCGGTATGAAGCGCGGCACCCTGCGCATCGGTTCCTTTGGCCCCACGGCCTCGCTGCGCCTGCTGCCCCCGGTGCTTGAAAAATACCGCGCGGTTTACCCCGGCATTGAAATCCACGTGGATGAAGGCCCGGACGGCGAGGTGGCCCAATGGCTCACAGACCACCGCGTGGATATTGGTTTTGTGACCCTGCCGGATGACCGGTTTGACACCTTTCCCCTCATGGAAGACCAGCTGGTGGCCTTGCTGCCGCTGGAGCACCCGCTGGCGAAAAAAAACGCCGTCACCCTTGAGGAACTCTGCGCCAGCCCCTTTGCCATGACCAGAGCCGGGTCTGAAGACATTATCGGGGGTCTGTTCCGCGCGTTGCGCCTGCAACCCACTATCCGTTGGCGCTCGTTGCAGCTTGTGAGCACCATTGCCGCTGTGGCACGGGGCGAGGCCGTGAGCATTGTGGCGGAATCCGCCCTGCCGCCAGATAAAACACAGGACTACGTCAAAAAGCCCCTCCGTCCTGCCGCCCGGCGACAGGTAGCCCTGGCGGTGCCGGACGCACGCCGCATGTCGCCCGCAGCGCGGGAGTTCATCCGCATGGCGCAGGAGGTTTTTCCGCAACCTGTCCAGTCCGCCGCAAGGCCGACAAAACGATAA
- a CDS encoding helix-turn-helix domain-containing protein → MTKSPSRAASGLYDDKTECPILHVFRCIGGKWKLPVLWHLAEKDTMRYNELKRSVRGVTNMMLTKCLRELEDFGLVHRRQYNEIPPKVEYSLTERGKKLLPALEALYAWGREHLDFAVKSRKAETEDCGCQLPARPDSLADGSAAVSKGGSAA, encoded by the coding sequence ATGACAAAATCTCCTTCACGCGCCGCCAGCGGCCTGTATGATGACAAGACTGAATGCCCCATCCTGCACGTTTTCAGGTGCATTGGCGGCAAGTGGAAGTTGCCCGTTCTGTGGCACCTGGCCGAAAAAGACACCATGCGCTACAACGAACTGAAACGCAGCGTGCGGGGCGTCACCAACATGATGCTGACCAAATGCCTGCGCGAGCTGGAAGATTTTGGCCTTGTACATCGCAGGCAGTACAACGAAATTCCGCCGAAGGTGGAATATTCGCTCACAGAGCGCGGCAAAAAACTGCTCCCGGCGCTAGAGGCGCTGTACGCCTGGGGCCGGGAGCATCTGGACTTTGCCGTAAAATCGAGAAAGGCGGAAACAGAAGATTGCGGCTGTCAGCTCCCCGCCCGCCCGGATAGTTTGGCGGACGGTTCGGCGGCTGTTTCTAAGGGCGGCTCAGCGGCCTGA
- a CDS encoding DMT family transporter, protein MSVAKERAGDAAVYVRLALVAVAWGGTFIAGRSLAGIAPMFSASLRFLLASAALSLFLVVSGKGFRRVTAGQALVVILLGFCGIFSYSFFFFSGLQHISASRAALIVALNPAVMALIAYLFYRERVSALKMLGIALCFGGVALVVGGGDPQRAGAGGSGWLGEALIGGCVLSWSAYSVFCKSVVRQLGPLHTVTYSIYAGTLMLAAYTVCTGALDFAAVVRFSTGEMLSLLYLGIVGSAVAYIWYYDGIQKIGVARAGVFIALNPLAAVLLGAAMLGEQMTLATLLGGALIITGIVVENCRSGAGCAQAAEPPLETAAEPSAKLSGRAGS, encoded by the coding sequence ATGAGTGTTGCAAAAGAACGCGCGGGGGACGCTGCCGTGTACGTGCGGTTGGCACTTGTGGCCGTGGCCTGGGGGGGAACCTTCATTGCGGGCAGAAGCCTGGCTGGCATTGCGCCAATGTTCTCGGCCAGCCTGCGGTTTTTGCTGGCCTCGGCGGCGCTGAGTCTGTTTCTTGTGGTTTCCGGCAAGGGTTTTCGCCGGGTGACGGCGGGGCAGGCTCTGGTGGTGATCCTGCTGGGATTTTGCGGCATATTTTCGTACAGCTTTTTCTTTTTCAGCGGCTTGCAGCACATCAGCGCTTCGCGCGCGGCGCTGATTGTGGCCTTGAACCCGGCGGTCATGGCCCTTATCGCCTACCTTTTTTATCGTGAGCGAGTGAGCGCGCTGAAAATGCTTGGCATTGCCCTGTGCTTCGGCGGTGTGGCTCTGGTGGTCGGCGGCGGTGATCCCCAGCGGGCAGGGGCTGGCGGCAGCGGCTGGCTGGGCGAGGCGCTTATAGGCGGCTGCGTGCTGAGCTGGAGCGCCTACAGCGTGTTTTGCAAATCAGTGGTGCGGCAGCTTGGGCCGTTGCACACGGTTACGTATTCCATCTATGCCGGAACCCTCATGCTTGCGGCCTATACCGTCTGCACTGGCGCGCTGGATTTTGCCGCTGTGGTGCGTTTTAGCACCGGTGAGATGCTCAGCCTGCTCTATCTGGGAATAGTTGGCTCCGCCGTGGCCTATATCTGGTATTATGACGGCATTCAGAAAATTGGCGTTGCGCGCGCTGGCGTATTTATTGCGCTCAATCCTTTGGCGGCGGTGCTGCTTGGCGCGGCCATGCTGGGTGAACAGATGACGCTGGCGACTCTGCTGGGCGGTGCGCTGATTATCACCGGCATTGTGGTGGAAAACTGCCGCAGCGGAGCCGGATGTGCTCAGGCCGCTGAGCCGCCCTTAGAAACAGCCGCCGAACCGTCCGCCAAACTATCCGGGCGGGCGGGGAGCTGA
- a CDS encoding ABC transporter substrate-binding protein has product MNLLKVASVCALSLFVGQAAMAAEAPIKIGFPIPLTGEIPKVGEGSKYAAEMLKEEINAKGGLKVGDKMYPLEFIYEDNESKPESAVNVTLKLIERDKVMAIVGPQSSRQAVPAGAVANDEQVPMITPWSTNPDATKDRPWVFRGAFLDPFQAPVAVDFTTKKFNAKKAAVLFEVSNDYSKGLADNFKEAFEKTHGKGSVVAMESHGPKDQDFSAQLTKIIAAKPDFIFVPENYSFAALIVPQARDLGYKGPFMGSDAWGSAELFNLCGKDCVDQFFSTHYTAEGATGKTKEFIDKYKAKYGYVPDDVAALTWDSINIVLQAIQKNGKIDPDLKKERKIIRDNMAGMANFDGITGSMKFDENRDPIKCAVIVRVTETGAFAFVESVCPK; this is encoded by the coding sequence ATGAATTTGCTGAAAGTAGCGTCAGTTTGCGCCCTGTCTCTCTTTGTGGGGCAAGCGGCCATGGCCGCAGAAGCTCCGATCAAAATCGGGTTCCCCATCCCGCTTACTGGTGAAATCCCCAAGGTGGGCGAAGGTTCCAAGTATGCGGCTGAAATGCTGAAGGAAGAGATCAACGCCAAGGGCGGGCTGAAAGTGGGCGACAAGATGTACCCGCTTGAATTCATTTATGAAGACAATGAATCCAAACCCGAGTCTGCCGTCAACGTGACCCTGAAGCTCATTGAGCGCGACAAGGTCATGGCCATCGTTGGTCCCCAGTCTTCGCGTCAGGCCGTGCCTGCGGGCGCAGTTGCCAATGACGAACAGGTGCCCATGATCACCCCCTGGTCCACCAACCCCGACGCCACCAAGGACCGCCCCTGGGTGTTCCGCGGCGCCTTCCTTGATCCTTTCCAGGCTCCTGTGGCCGTGGACTTCACCACCAAGAAGTTCAACGCCAAAAAAGCCGCTGTTCTGTTTGAAGTATCCAACGACTACTCCAAGGGGCTTGCCGACAACTTCAAGGAAGCCTTTGAAAAGACCCACGGCAAGGGTTCTGTGGTGGCCATGGAATCGCACGGCCCCAAAGATCAGGATTTCTCTGCCCAGCTGACCAAGATCATCGCCGCCAAGCCCGATTTCATCTTTGTGCCTGAAAACTACAGCTTTGCGGCCCTTATTGTGCCCCAGGCCCGCGACCTCGGCTACAAGGGCCCCTTCATGGGTTCCGATGCCTGGGGTTCCGCCGAGCTTTTCAACCTTTGCGGCAAGGACTGTGTGGACCAGTTTTTCTCCACCCACTACACCGCCGAGGGCGCGACTGGCAAAACCAAGGAATTCATCGACAAGTACAAGGCCAAGTACGGCTATGTGCCTGACGACGTTGCCGCTCTGACCTGGGACTCCATCAACATCGTGCTTCAGGCCATTCAGAAGAACGGCAAGATTGATCCGGACCTCAAGAAAGAACGCAAGATCATTCGTGACAACATGGCTGGCATGGCCAACTTTGACGGCATCACCGGCAGCATGAAGTTTGACGAAAACCGCGACCCCATCAAGTGTGCTGTTATCGTGCGCGTGACGGAAACCGGCGCGTTCGCCTTTGTGGAATCTGTCTGCCCCAAATAG
- a CDS encoding ABC transporter permease, whose product MNGVAQIQLGSFLLVYVLLLVVLAVMKKCRISQTKLLVLASARMTLQLIAAGYALTFLFEHPHPLLTMGYLLILVFFTIYLVLSRNKRLNPRFRVIVSVSIASCGLGIIIFFVTCIVGQSVFDPQYLIPISGMLMGNALTGVSLGLKSFWNGLEGQRARVEALLNIGATPEKVLFPFVCQALETALVPTLNSMLGMGIVVLPGMMTGQILSGTAPTTAILYQITIMVAICACVCLCCFCSLYFGYRTLWNAQKQVAF is encoded by the coding sequence ATGAACGGCGTTGCCCAGATTCAGTTAGGCTCGTTTTTGCTCGTCTATGTGCTCTTGCTGGTAGTGCTGGCGGTTATGAAAAAATGCCGCATCAGCCAGACCAAACTGTTGGTGCTGGCAAGCGCGCGCATGACCTTGCAGCTCATTGCCGCAGGCTACGCGCTGACCTTTCTTTTCGAGCATCCGCACCCGCTGCTCACCATGGGCTATCTGCTCATACTGGTGTTTTTTACCATCTATCTGGTGCTTTCCCGCAACAAAAGGCTCAACCCGCGCTTTCGGGTAATAGTGTCTGTTTCCATTGCCAGTTGCGGGCTGGGCATCATCATATTTTTCGTGACCTGTATTGTGGGGCAGAGCGTGTTTGATCCGCAATACCTCATCCCCATCAGCGGCATGCTCATGGGTAATGCGCTCACGGGCGTTTCACTGGGGCTCAAGTCGTTCTGGAACGGCCTTGAGGGGCAGCGGGCGCGTGTGGAGGCGCTGCTGAACATTGGGGCCACGCCGGAAAAGGTGCTCTTTCCCTTTGTGTGCCAGGCGCTGGAAACCGCGCTCGTGCCCACGCTCAACTCCATGCTGGGCATGGGCATCGTGGTGCTGCCAGGCATGATGACAGGCCAGATTCTTTCCGGCACCGCGCCCACCACTGCCATCCTGTACCAGATAACCATCATGGTGGCTATTTGCGCCTGCGTGTGCCTGTGCTGTTTTTGCTCGCTCTATTTCGGCTACAGAACGCTCTGGAACGCGCAAAAACAGGTGGCTTTCTAG
- a CDS encoding flavodoxin family protein, producing MKIYAINGGPRKKFNTAKLLQAALDGAAAAPCSETVETEMIHLHDLNYKGCVSCFSCKRVGGKSYGHCAVKDDLAPVLEKLSQADGLIFGSPIYFGNVTGMMRSFLERLMFPFFVYDKDYSSLAPKRMPTAFIYAMNVSSEEMEQYGYLQNLKGMETFVGRLFGEPQVQHVHNTYQFDDYSKYKCERFSEPEKAAYRDAHFPQDLEQARRIGAAMVAAAR from the coding sequence ATGAAAATTTACGCCATAAACGGTGGCCCTCGAAAGAAGTTCAATACCGCCAAGCTGCTTCAGGCGGCTCTGGACGGCGCGGCCGCCGCACCCTGTAGCGAAACCGTAGAAACCGAGATGATCCACCTGCATGATCTCAACTACAAAGGTTGCGTGAGCTGTTTTTCGTGCAAAAGGGTGGGCGGCAAGAGCTACGGGCATTGCGCAGTCAAGGATGATCTGGCCCCGGTGCTGGAAAAGCTCTCGCAGGCGGACGGGCTTATATTTGGCAGCCCCATTTATTTTGGCAATGTCACGGGCATGATGCGCAGCTTTCTTGAGCGCCTGATGTTTCCCTTTTTCGTGTATGACAAGGACTACAGTTCGCTTGCTCCCAAGCGCATGCCCACGGCCTTTATTTACGCCATGAACGTAAGCAGCGAAGAAATGGAGCAGTACGGTTACCTCCAGAACCTCAAGGGGATGGAAACTTTTGTGGGCCGTCTTTTTGGCGAACCGCAAGTGCAGCATGTGCACAATACCTACCAGTTTGACGACTATAGCAAGTACAAGTGCGAACGGTTCTCCGAGCCGGAAAAAGCCGCTTATCGCGACGCGCATTTTCCGCAAGATCTGGAGCAGGCCCGCCGCATAGGCGCTGCAATGGTTGCAGCTGCCAGATAG
- a CDS encoding branched-chain amino acid ABC transporter permease encodes MDFLLQQTLNALQWGSFYALIALGYTLVYGVLRLINFAHGDIFMVGAYISFFVATYLVSSDGLALSKPMTLWLTIVLTMGLTALVGVTLERIAYRPLRRKGAHRLYVVITALMCGLILENGNLALLGATKRKLPELIDKAVYSIGPLVITNLKVWVIVAAVLVFLFLQTIVTRTKVGMAMRAVSWDRFALPLMGIPLDSVIVVTFVLGSGIAGLGGMLFAMCYPNLEPYMGAMIGWKAFIAAVVGGIGDIRGAFVGGFMLAFVEIMVVAFLPSTYMDLFSFTILLLILWVRPTGIFGMPQTTKI; translated from the coding sequence ATGGACTTTCTGCTGCAACAGACCCTCAACGCCTTGCAATGGGGCAGCTTTTACGCCCTCATCGCCTTGGGCTACACCTTGGTTTACGGGGTGCTGCGCCTCATCAACTTCGCCCACGGCGATATTTTTATGGTTGGGGCCTACATTTCATTTTTTGTGGCCACATATCTGGTTTCTTCCGATGGGCTAGCCCTTTCAAAGCCGATGACGCTGTGGCTGACCATTGTGCTGACAATGGGCCTCACAGCCCTTGTGGGCGTTACGCTTGAGCGCATTGCCTATCGGCCCCTGCGCCGCAAGGGCGCGCACAGGCTCTATGTGGTCATAACCGCACTGATGTGCGGCCTTATTCTTGAAAACGGCAACCTTGCACTGCTTGGGGCAACCAAGCGCAAGCTGCCCGAGCTAATTGACAAGGCCGTATATTCCATCGGGCCGCTGGTCATCACCAACCTGAAAGTATGGGTTATTGTGGCTGCGGTGCTGGTGTTTCTGTTCTTGCAGACCATTGTCACGCGCACCAAGGTGGGCATGGCCATGCGTGCGGTTTCCTGGGACCGCTTTGCCCTGCCGCTCATGGGCATACCGCTCGACAGCGTCATTGTGGTCACCTTTGTGCTCGGTTCGGGTATTGCCGGACTTGGCGGCATGCTGTTTGCCATGTGCTACCCCAACCTTGAGCCTTATATGGGCGCCATGATCGGCTGGAAGGCCTTTATCGCGGCGGTTGTAGGCGGCATTGGCGACATACGCGGCGCATTTGTGGGCGGCTTTATGCTGGCATTTGTAGAAATCATGGTGGTGGCCTTTTTGCCGTCCACCTACATGGATCTGTTTTCCTTCACCATCCTGCTGCTCATCCTGTGGGTGCGGCCCACGGGCATTTTCGGCATGCCGCAAACGACCAAAATCTAG